One region of candidate division WOR-3 bacterium genomic DNA includes:
- a CDS encoding arginine decarboxylase, pyruvoyl-dependent — MFIPKKLFLTKGVGKHKEKLASFEAALRNAGIAPFNIVRVSSILPPEAKIFSRSKGLQYLAPGEIVYAVMAETSTNEPHRLIAAAIGVAIPRDRSQYGYLSEYHSYGETEPKAGDKAEDLAAQMLATTLGVPFDPDTSYDERKEIWKISSKIVKTTNITQTAIGDKYGLWTTVIAAAVFIP, encoded by the coding sequence TTGTTTATACCGAAAAAGCTCTTCCTCACCAAGGGGGTCGGTAAACATAAAGAAAAACTCGCCAGCTTTGAAGCAGCCCTCAGAAACGCCGGAATCGCACCGTTCAACATCGTCAGGGTCTCAAGCATACTTCCGCCCGAAGCGAAAATTTTCTCGAGGAGCAAAGGACTACAGTATTTGGCTCCCGGAGAAATAGTGTATGCGGTGATGGCTGAAACGAGCACCAATGAGCCTCACCGTCTCATCGCCGCAGCCATCGGCGTCGCGATTCCGCGCGACAGGAGTCAATACGGCTATCTCTCGGAATATCATTCCTACGGTGAAACAGAACCCAAAGCCGGAGACAAAGCGGAAGACTTAGCCGCGCAGATGCTCGCCACGACTCTCGGAGTACCGTTTGATCCTGATACAAGTTATGACGAAAGGAAAGAAATCTGGAAGATATCTTCCAAGATCGTCAAAACAACGAATATCACCCAGACTGCAATCGGTGATAAGTACGGTCTATGGACGACGGTGATCGCCGCCGCCGTCTTCATTCCGTAA
- a CDS encoding guanylate kinase: MSRGKLIVLSGPSGVGKTTICKRIIKERSDVRYSISATSRPRRKDEKDGREYIFLTRDEFKEWIEENRFIEYAEVHGNLYGTPRKELEENLKKGFNVLMDVDVKGAKRLMKFYPDGLYFFIIPPDIAELERRLLKRNTDENKVIKDRLKRALEELKYKSDYKYVIENRDLEATIEKIKKIIEREISGS; the protein is encoded by the coding sequence TTGAGTAGAGGAAAATTGATTGTTCTGTCAGGACCGTCAGGCGTTGGTAAGACGACGATCTGTAAAAGAATCATCAAAGAGAGATCAGATGTTCGTTATTCCATCTCAGCCACTTCACGTCCCAGAAGAAAAGACGAGAAGGATGGAAGGGAATATATTTTTCTTACAAGAGACGAATTCAAAGAATGGATAGAGGAGAACCGTTTTATAGAATACGCTGAAGTACACGGCAATCTTTACGGAACCCCCAGGAAAGAACTGGAAGAGAATTTAAAGAAAGGTTTTAATGTCCTGATGGACGTTGATGTCAAAGGGGCGAAGAGGCTGATGAAGTTCTATCCCGACGGTCTCTATTTTTTCATCATTCCACCCGACATCGCCGAATTGGAAAGGAGATTATTAAAGCGTAATACCGATGAAAACAAGGTGATAAAGGACAGACTTAAAAGAGCGCTTGAAGAATTGAAGTATAAAAGTGACTACAAGTATGTCATTGAAAACCGTGACCTCGAAGCGACGATCGAGAAGATCAAAAAAATCATTGAAAGGGAAATCAGTGGTTCGTAA
- a CDS encoding YicC family protein, with the protein MNMPFSMTGMGRASGEIHEPPVKFEVEIKSYNHRFLEVSVKCPNLLLPFEEDIRKYVQKRVSRGHIVVVIQQNREIAACNIELDKALVRAYMKAVEELKKEFKIKGMIDINTLLSVPGLIKFSQPPLESEDIFNEFKPILERAMDSFISMKKKEGENIAAEIRNSIKVIEKNIHDVESLIPERNDDYKKRLLELLQDYRKELNEERFYQELFYTVDRTDVTEECKRLFSHLSLFKEALNKEKHPGRKLNFLLQEMQREANTCSVKANFLKISKAVIQIKEEIEKIREQVQNIE; encoded by the coding sequence ATGAATATGCCGTTCAGTATGACGGGAATGGGCAGAGCAAGTGGTGAAATACATGAGCCGCCCGTTAAATTCGAAGTTGAAATAAAGTCATATAATCACCGTTTTCTGGAAGTTTCCGTGAAGTGTCCTAATTTATTACTTCCGTTTGAAGAAGATATCCGAAAATATGTTCAGAAGCGGGTTTCCCGAGGCCACATCGTTGTAGTCATTCAACAGAACAGAGAAATCGCGGCGTGCAATATCGAACTTGATAAGGCCCTGGTGCGGGCCTATATGAAGGCGGTTGAAGAGTTGAAAAAAGAATTCAAGATCAAAGGTATGATTGACATCAACACCCTCTTGTCTGTCCCCGGATTGATAAAATTCAGCCAGCCGCCCCTTGAATCAGAAGACATTTTTAATGAATTCAAACCGATTCTGGAAAGAGCGATGGATTCTTTTATATCGATGAAGAAGAAAGAAGGAGAGAACATCGCCGCGGAAATAAGGAATTCGATTAAGGTAATAGAGAAGAATATCCATGACGTCGAATCCCTGATTCCCGAACGAAACGATGATTATAAAAAACGTCTGCTTGAACTTCTGCAGGATTATCGGAAAGAGCTCAACGAGGAAAGATTTTATCAGGAACTTTTCTATACCGTGGACCGCACCGATGTAACTGAAGAATGTAAAAGATTGTTCAGCCATCTCTCACTCTTTAAAGAGGCCCTGAATAAAGAAAAACATCCGGGCAGAAAACTCAACTTTCTCCTCCAGGAGATGCAGCGGGAAGCGAATACCTGTAGTGTCAAAGCCAATTTTCTGAAGATCAGTAAGGCGGTCATCCAGATAAAAGAAGAGATTGAAAAAATAAGGGAGCAGGTGCAGAACATTGAGTAG
- a CDS encoding D-tyrosyl-tRNA(Tyr) deacylase, with protein MKAVVQRVNKARIEVKGRLVSEIGNGLMILLGVAKGDTEGQTKALAEKCARIRIFEDQNGKFNLSLLDIKGEALVASQFTLLADTSRGRRPSFVNAEAPERAEKLYELFITLLNKSGVPTKGGIFGERMNITLENRGPVTIILEE; from the coding sequence ATGAAGGCGGTGGTTCAGAGGGTCAATAAAGCACGTATTGAAGTCAAGGGTCGATTGGTGTCGGAAATCGGTAATGGATTGATGATCCTTCTCGGTGTTGCAAAAGGAGATACAGAAGGACAGACAAAGGCGCTGGCGGAAAAGTGCGCCCGAATCAGGATATTCGAAGATCAGAACGGAAAGTTCAATCTTTCCCTACTTGATATAAAAGGAGAGGCACTGGTCGCTTCACAATTCACCCTGCTGGCCGACACTTCACGGGGAAGGCGGCCTTCTTTCGTCAATGCCGAGGCGCCTGAACGTGCCGAGAAACTGTATGAACTCTTCATCACCCTGCTTAACAAATCGGGTGTTCCGACAAAAGGCGGTATTTTCGGAGAACGAATGAATATTACACTTGAAAATCGAGGGCCGGTGACCATCATCCTGGAGGAATGA
- a CDS encoding DJ-1/PfpI family protein: MKNFLVVTILLSLCCGAGGEEKQVTEPKPEAIQKSKHVLMVIAPKNFRDEEFKEPYELLNKSGMKVTVASTDTAPATGMLGAVVKPNITLEQVKSDSFDCLIIVGGSGCKVLWDDTLVHKIAGEFNDAEKPIAAICIAPVVLGKAGLLKGKKVTAFPSVKGQLEECEAVYTGAALEKSGNIITCSGPESAEEFAEEILKALTE; the protein is encoded by the coding sequence GTGAAGAATTTTCTTGTTGTGACCATATTATTGTCATTGTGTTGCGGAGCAGGCGGAGAAGAGAAACAGGTGACTGAACCAAAACCTGAAGCGATACAGAAAAGTAAACACGTATTAATGGTCATAGCTCCGAAAAATTTCCGCGACGAGGAATTTAAAGAACCCTATGAACTCCTGAACAAATCCGGTATGAAAGTGACCGTGGCGTCCACTGACACCGCACCGGCGACGGGTATGCTCGGAGCAGTGGTCAAACCGAATATCACTCTTGAACAGGTGAAATCCGACAGTTTTGACTGTCTTATTATTGTCGGCGGCAGCGGCTGTAAAGTTCTGTGGGATGATACGCTCGTCCACAAGATCGCCGGAGAATTCAACGACGCCGAAAAACCGATAGCCGCGATCTGCATCGCTCCGGTTGTTCTGGGAAAAGCGGGGTTGCTGAAAGGGAAGAAGGTGACTGCCTTTCCTTCGGTCAAGGGACAACTTGAAGAGTGCGAAGCCGTATATACGGGTGCTGCACTTGAAAAGAGCGGTAATATAATCACCTGCTCCGGACCTGAGTCGGCTGAAGAATTCGCTGAAGAGATACTCAAGGCACTGACTGAATGA